AAGATCACCGCCAAGGACACGATGAAGGACCTCGGCGTGCCTTGTGTACCCGGTTCTGACGGCGGTGTGCCCGATCTGGAAACCGCCAAGAAGATTGGCGAAGACATCGGCTATCCCGTGATCATCAAGGCCACCGCCGGTGGTGGCGGTCGTGGCATGAAGGTGGCCAAGACCGCTGCCGACATGGAGCAGGCTTTCATGACGGCGCGTGCCGAGGGCAAGGCTGCTTTTGGCAACGACGAGGTCTATATCGAGAAATACCTGACCACGCCGCGCCACATTGAGATCCAGGTCTTCGGTGACGGCAAGGGCAAGGCCGTCCATCTGGGCGAGCGGGACTGTTCACTGCAGCGCCGCCACCAAAAGGTGTTCGAGGAGGCCCCCGGCCCCTGTATCACCCCGGAAGAGCGCGCCCGCATCGGCAAGACCTGTGCTGAGGCCGTGGCCAAGATCAACTACATCGGCGCCGGGACCATCGAGTTCCTCTATGAGAAAGGCGAGTTCTATTTCATCGAGATGAACACCCGCCTTCAGGTGGAACACCCGGTCACGGAAAGCATCTTTGGTGTCGATCTGGTGCGCGAGCAGATCCGCGTCGCCGAGGGGCTGCCGATGTCCTTCAGCCAAGACGATCTGGAAATCAACGGCCACTCCATCGAAGTGCGCATAAACGCCGAGAAACTGCCGAACTTCTCGCCCTGCCCGGGCAGGATCACCCAGTATCACGCCCCCGGCGGTTTGGGTGTTCGCATGGACTCGGCGCTTTATGACGGCTATTCGATTCCGCCCTACTATGACAGCTTGATCGGCAAGTTGATCGTGCATGGACGCGACCGGCCCGAGGCCTTGGCGCGTCTGAGCCGCGCATTGGGTGAGTTGATCGTGGATGGTGTCGACACCACCGTGCCGCTGTTCCACGCGCTGCTAGAGGAAAAGGACATCCACACCGGTGAGTATAATATTCACTGGTTGGAGCACTGGCTGGAAACCAACCTCGGCAACGCCTAAGAGATCGGGGCGGTCCAATCGGGCCGCCCCTTCTTGATTTCTGCACCGGCCAATACATCAACCGTACCGGACTTTTTTCGGTTCCGTGACTGCCCACTCCCGTTTTAGACTAACGCCATGACCCTCACGCCAGACCTGCTGCTGCACGCCTATTCCGTCGGCGTTTTTCCCATGGCCGAAAGCCGGGACGACCCGGAGGTGTTCTGGGTAGACCCCAAGCGGCGTGGTATCTTCCCGGTTGGCGGCTTTCGGCTGTCGCGGTCACTGACCAAGACCCTGCGACGGGGTGAATACGAGATCGCAGTGAACCGGGATTTTGCAGCTGTGCTGGATGGTTGCGCAGACCGAGAAGAAACCTGGATCAACCCGGAAATCCGCGCCAGATACATTGACCTTCACAATCAGGGCAACGCCCATTCGCTTGAGGTCTACCATGCTGGTATGCTGACTGGCGGCGTCTATGGCGTGGCTCTGGGGGGCGCATTCTTTGGTGAGAGCATGTTCTCACGGCGGCGTGACGCGTCCAAGATCGCACTGACCTATCTGATGGACCGTTTGCAACAAACCGGGTTCACGCTCTGCGATACACAATTTCTGACGCCGCATCTGGCCTCGCTTGGGGCGATCGAAATCACCAGGGCGAGCTACCGCCGCCAATTGCGCGACGCGCTGGATATCGCCGCAGACTTCACCGTTGCTGAGCTGCCCGACCCTCAGGTGCTGGTGCAGCGCATGACCCAGACGTCATAACGGCTGTGGTCCAGCGCATTCAGCGCCGGGCTTGAGGCGATCATCCAACCGTCGAAATACACAGTGGCATCATTGGGATTGCGCACGGTCAGATAGGCATAGGCATCGCCTGTCGGGTTGTCCGCCGGATAGCGGCATTCCCGCAGACTGACGATCACGCCGAAAATTTCCGCGCTGCCGCCCACTGGAATTTCCAGATCCTGTGTCTGACCGTTGACCTTATCGAGACCGCGCAGAACAGCCGAACTGCCGTTCT
The nucleotide sequence above comes from Phaeobacter inhibens DSM 16374. Encoded proteins:
- the accC gene encoding acetyl-CoA carboxylase biotin carboxylase subunit, encoding MFDKILIANRGEIALRVIRACREMGIQSVAVHSTADADAMHVRMADESVCIGPPSGTHSYLSIPAIISACEITGAQAIHPGYGFLSENANFVQIVEDHGLTFIGPTAEHIRVMGDKITAKDTMKDLGVPCVPGSDGGVPDLETAKKIGEDIGYPVIIKATAGGGGRGMKVAKTAADMEQAFMTARAEGKAAFGNDEVYIEKYLTTPRHIEIQVFGDGKGKAVHLGERDCSLQRRHQKVFEEAPGPCITPEERARIGKTCAEAVAKINYIGAGTIEFLYEKGEFYFIEMNTRLQVEHPVTESIFGVDLVREQIRVAEGLPMSFSQDDLEINGHSIEVRINAEKLPNFSPCPGRITQYHAPGGLGVRMDSALYDGYSIPPYYDSLIGKLIVHGRDRPEALARLSRALGELIVDGVDTTVPLFHALLEEKDIHTGEYNIHWLEHWLETNLGNA
- the aat gene encoding leucyl/phenylalanyl-tRNA--protein transferase yields the protein MTLTPDLLLHAYSVGVFPMAESRDDPEVFWVDPKRRGIFPVGGFRLSRSLTKTLRRGEYEIAVNRDFAAVLDGCADREETWINPEIRARYIDLHNQGNAHSLEVYHAGMLTGGVYGVALGGAFFGESMFSRRRDASKIALTYLMDRLQQTGFTLCDTQFLTPHLASLGAIEITRASYRRQLRDALDIAADFTVAELPDPQVLVQRMTQTS
- a CDS encoding DUF2155 domain-containing protein; its protein translation is MRLLSAVLACGLSIGTASAQGAAENGSSAVLRGLDKVNGQTQDLEIPVGGSAEIFGVIVSLRECRYPADNPTGDAYAYLTVRNPNDATVYFDGWMIASSPALNALDHSRYDVWVMRCTST